A genome region from Pygocentrus nattereri isolate fPygNat1 chromosome 10, fPygNat1.pri, whole genome shotgun sequence includes the following:
- the alkal2b gene encoding ALK and LTK ligand 2, with the protein MRALRSPVCVGLLLVILTAGSCRKGSREGSSLLELLMDTGRATRQQYADQSQASGQHPPRRNYSIETGEVNEVNKSYQHDQILEVFPRDLRQKEKFLKHLTGPLYFSPKCSKHFYRLYHNTRDCTIPAYYKRCARLLTRLAGSQRCSEG; encoded by the exons ATGAGGGCACTGCGCTCCCCTGTCTGCGTGGGACTCCTGCTGGTCATCCTGACTGCTGGCTCGTGCAGGAAAGGCAGCAGAGAGGGCAGTAGTCTCCTGGAACTGCTGATGGACACTGGCAGAGCAACACGGCAACAGTACGCAGACCAGAGCCAGGCCAGCGGTCAGCATCCCCCCAGAAGAAACTATTCCATAGAGACGGGGGAAGTGAACGAAGTGAACAAGTCTTATCAGCATGATCAAATACTGG AGGTCTTTCCCAGAGATCTGCGGCAAAAGGAAAAGTTTCTGAAACATTTAACAG GGCCTCTCTATTTTAGCCCCAAATGCAGCAAACACTTTTATAGACTATATCATAATACCAGGGACTGCACGATACCGGCCT ATTATAAAAGATGTGCTCGGCTACTCACAAGGTTAGCAGGCAGTCAGCGGTGCTCCGAGGGATAG